The Apium graveolens cultivar Ventura chromosome 10, ASM990537v1, whole genome shotgun sequence nucleotide sequence caattatccattgaatttctcaactactatctcgacggatgtctctcatccgttgaatgtcactgcaccacttgaaatttccacaattgttacaagtgtagatgacttagtagtaGTTCAATCACTACTAgattgagggaatggagtgaactgagtgagaggctgagttgctctcaggcaaaaggaaaGGAAATGAGTGATAAAATgtatgctatttcttccagcatgacaatagtgagtgagaggagtcccaccttagatggtgaatgtgagggtgtgagggtgggaagccaaggggagcccttgatgcaacaaaagagagataatgagagaaatgcaggtacggATGAAGAATGGAAAGatcccattgttagtgagttaaaggatgtcaatgaggctgaaaagaagcagctatttcagcaagaatatcaagctattttagactctgattcttttgaggctgaggcatttactcatcctgttccagcttatcaaattctagctgaacagggcaatgaggcTGCTGAGAGGACATTAAACTTGGTACATACAACAGCTTCTATGCTAAGCGCCAATGAGGCAATTAACTCTCTTCcacctacagctggtgatgattttgagttAGATTCTAGTGGTACATTTGGACAGCTTCCAATGAGGAAGATGATGGCATGGGtttagggggagatgcaggtcCTAGCCCAAGCACAAACACTCCAGgctggatgtttagcaaagactgCAGTGACCATCATTTCAAATCAACTTTTTTCAAGcttatccatcaaactcagacagctcttcgAGCCACTAAAGATGCCAACACCAAAAGTATTCTCCAAACCCATCTTGAATCTCTATAATTGCACAAGATTTAATCTCTCAAACAGAGTCAAGATTTAGATGAAATCAAGAACACCATTGGGCAAGTCAAGAAAGATATCAATGAAAGAATGGAGTATAAACTTCCAGAGTCCACTATGAAAGACATTCAACAAAAGCTTAGGAAGGATTCTGACTTGAGTAGCAAAATTGACTTTATGAACACTAGGTTGACAACACTGGAAAATTTAATCACAAAGATTAATGTCAACCAAGTTCACCAAACACTCCTTCTTCCAAAACCGGTGGCTGTTCAAACTTCAACCTCTGctatacttgatgataacaaaaagggggagacaTATGTTATTGTTcaatcaagtgagggggagaaggatgtgcaaattctagtcaacaaagtaattgttccagaaattactttcCCTAAGCAACCAGCTCTAGATAGCATTGACTTAATTAATATTGCAGCAGCTGAGCTCAGGCTGAATGAACAAATGAAGCAAATTGATGAAAAAATTGTTTAGGTTTCTGGTCCAATTGTAAAGCAAGATAAATCTGTGAAATACTTCACACAATTGAGACAAATTCCTATCAGTGAAATGAGCTTGATGAATATGGAGAGAGGTTAAATCTTTACTAGAAGAAAGCCAAAGGCCAATGTGATCTTGAAGCCCAAGAAACTTACATCAAAATATTCTATCAAGAAACctttggacctagtctatgcaactcctcAGCCTGATGAAAATAAGCTGCTTGGAAACTTCATTGCAAACATCAAAGATCCCAAAGACTCAGTTTTAAAGAAAAGGATAGAAAAAGTCTACATGCATGGAAAAGAGATTTATGTGATGGTTGGACATCCACCATTTGCAGAAGCCAAGAGAGAAGAAAAGTTGAGCTTAAGAATCAGAAAAAGCAGGCTGCCTTAGAAGCTAAGAAAAAGGATGAAAAGGTTTCTACCAAATCAGAAGCCGAGGAGCCTACTACTATCTCTGAAACTGAGAAATTGGAGGAATCAAAGCAGAAAATTGGAAAAAGAATGACAAAGGAAACAACCAAAAGGAAGCTGGATTttggagaagaagaagagaaagaagatGAACCTGAGCCTACCCAGTCTATTACCTCAAATTACCCAACCTTGCCCACAATGGAGCAAGCTGAATTCCAGGTCAATCCTGAGATGAATTTTCATGGCGAACCAATAATTCCTAAGGagaaccaatagactgggaaagcctCCCAATTCCTGATCTTAATCTCCCAATTCCAACCTCCTCCAAGAAAAGAAAGAACATTTCAAGCACGCCAGTCAAATCTGTCCCATCTAAATCCAAAAATCTACCCAAACCCAAACCTactgtcaacaaaggagatcaaatATTCATTTGTGATATTAAGGAATTCTCTGACATCAATCTttacttggatgagctagatgatGTTAGGGCTATTGATGCTTACAAAAGACTTCCAGAAAgattggtgttcaagtacaagggtggCAGGGAAATCACCTGGCCTAttcataggattctcaatgaaggctttTCTGTCTTAGTGAAGattttctcctcaatcaagaaaaattttggtTTTGACATTGCTTCCAAGAAACAGATACTCAACCAGATTGAAAGAATAAGACAAAGCTGCAAAgacccaaatgcactcccaagagtcttaactattccttacactgcGGATAAAGTGTATTTGAGGTCATATTGgttaatggagttcaaggatgaaaagaataTCAGATAATTTTTCATACTAGAAGATCAACTAAcgatttcaagcaatgaaactctcaagagAATGAAAGAGATGCAGGATCAATCTAATGAATATGAATCTGAattttacagacaactccaacaccagattgaagagaacaGTGAAAGGCTGGGAAAGAAGATTAGACAATCAAGGACTAAAGACTAATCTGCTCACACTAGAGGAGAATCTTgaaaaatggcttgtgagatttcgatattctaagtcatgttggctagtagattgatatgcaaaatatgttggctaattataaatattagatgccttgtaatcttgcataagtgaaatagagttaactgctatgaagatactctcaacggatgttccccaaggttttgacggatgatcaactagagtttcaacagatgatcaaccagactctcaacggatgattcaacaaagtctcaacggatgatccaacagagttccaacagatgatcaaattcaaaaagcagttgatagtgacttgacagtcacatgggttgattgtatgtaaatggaatgtggcagcctatttacaggtttagAGAAAAaataagcatttccatttccatgcttacttgaagaaaatcaaagatactggatggaaaaatgaagaagcatgtgattagacaaagacacattttttttattagtttatcttattcacttgtaacttggtaatatataaaccaagagtagctagtaGAAAAATAAGCAAtcaactagagaaatagaaaaagctgtatctgtgaataatttctctgttctttgtgattctacttgtaagcagctgtgtacaatctTTGCATCACAAAGTTCTCGAAATATATATAGCTCCGTTGGATaaattcaatccaccagaaagtttttaaatacttgtgtttaaattcctttgtgttttgaatacatcaatactttcattccgcacttttgcatattcaaacactaTTATGTATATTTGTTAGAGAAGTTCTTAAAATCAagaagaaaccaagaattacattcaacccccccccccccttttgtaattcaaCTGTTAGATTGTCTGGGATTAACATTATCGCACATGTACATACCTGTAGTTAAATTGCACATTATCTACTTACCATATCGAAATAATACATTATATTTATAATATcttgaaataataaaaatataatatttttaaaatataatcaaTCATTATGGCCAACTCCATCGAAGTAAATCAGCTAACAGgttcaacaaattttacataatCACTATTTTATGTCATTTGACAATCACTTTAGCCAATACCTTTGGAGATGCTCTAAGACTAATTAGTAAAAAAACATCAAATAATTATCTAAAATTAACTTAAGAATCTTTAAGTATAATAATTATCTAAATAAATATCCTTCACCCACATAATTTATTAACTTTAGAAtctttaaattaaatttttttaaaaggaaagtaatataataataaaaattcatatAACATGTACATATATAATCAAAATTGAACAAACGTATAATCTTGAATTCttctttttttaaataaattgaaCAAAATTGGATAGGCAAACGAATGAAGAGATATGTACATTTGTTTTAATCCTGCAATTATTATTTTGAGTAATTGACCATATATGTATTACCATGAAAACTCTTGATATGCTTAAAATTTTATTGACACATACTCTgtttaattaatttatttgtaTTCTCTAATTATATCATAATtcataatatatattaataattatattatataaaatataaggAGGAAGTAGATATAATATAAAAAAGTAATAACTGACCAATAAAAATAGGGGGCATGTTAGGGGACACACAGAGGGAACAGAAGATCCGGACTCTTTAAAAAAACGGGAGTATTTATAAATATCTTAAAGATAAAAATACTAATCATTTGAAATGTCATACGTTGGAAATTAACAAAACTGACATATTTCGTCAAAAAAAAACAAAACTGACATATTTTGCTTGTGAGCCCAAAAAAAGGCCGAAGCCCATAACAACAATATAAGGCTCAAACTCGTGGGATATAAAAAACAAACTCTGGCTAGACTGACTAGCCGCCTGTCGACAACATAAATTTTTATGCATCATCGTTGTTAATTTGTTATCGTCTTCTTCGTCTTCAGCTTTCATCATCTCTGCACACGTTTATGTAGGTATATGTCTTTTTATATATATCCCACCTTTTTTTCCATTTAAATTAATTGACATGCATATCATTTTTCATCTCTTTAAACTGATTATGCATGTTGTTTATGACATTTTAATAAATCCGGTTCATGATCAAGCATTGCTTTTGATGACTTTACTCACAGGCGCATGTATTTATCGATTGCGAAATTATTGTTTCCATTCCACGAATCGTAAAATCTTAAAAACCAACTAACTGGAGAAGAGAATTTGACCAATTACAATCTTAATCAAAAGTTCTGGCCTAAAATAGTGGATTTTAATTACAACCTTAGGGTTTAAGGCTATAGTAGAAGCCACTGAATGATTCATATATGAATAACTCCACTTGTCTTCACTCGTAAATCttgttaaaaataaataatatatttttgaatattaaaataatagaattatgTGGGAGTCTCTAGAATAATCTTGGTACATATATTAGTATTTTTCTATGTTCAATGTATTGGTGTAGGTACATGTAATCTCTAGATACATGTATCTTGGTCAAGTGATGTCTATTGGAATTTAAGAGTTATCTAGATCTTTCTATGGAGTCCTATATAAAGCCTTGTACCAAGTCATTTGAAATCAAGTAATTTTTCAAGTAATAAATTTCTTCCCCTAAATTGTCTTGTGTAAGTTTGAGTGAGATCCTTTCTTCCAAcaaagtggtatcaagagccaaaGGTTCTACTTCTAATTGTCTTCAAAGAAGGCTTGTGTGGTGTAAAGAAGAAGGAGATCATGGCAAATGGAATGTCTCAATGACAAATGCCAAAGTTCACCAAAGATAATTATGAGAATTGGTGCATTCGTATGAAGGCGATCCTTGGAGCAAATGATGTGTGGGAAATTGTGGAGAAAGGATTGGAGGTGCCCGAAAATGAAGTAAATTTGAATCAAGTTCAAAAAGATCAACTTCAAGCCCAAAGAAAGAAGGATCAAAAGGCGATCATGATCATTCATCAATGTTTGGATGATTCTATGTTACAAAAAGTGGCTTCCGCAACAACGTCAAAGAAAGTTTGGCGATGCTAAAGTAAAGAGAGTTCGGCTACAAACACTTCGTGGCGCGTTTGAGGCTTTGCGAATGAAGGAATCCGAATCAATCTCGGATTATTTTTCAAGGGTCTTGACCGTTGTCAATCAAATGAAAAGCAATGGAGAAGAGGTAAGTGATTTTCGTGTTATTGAAAAAGTTCTTCGTTCACTTGACTCTAATTTTGATTACAAAGTTGTGGAAATTGAGGAGGCTAAAGTTATAGATGAAATGACAATTGATGAGCTTATGGGATCATTACAAGCCCATGAAGAAAAAATGTTAAAGAAGGAGCCAATTGAACAAGCCTTACAATCAAAGTTATCTTTTAAAGATAATAATGGAAGGTATATGAGGAGCCAAAGAGGTCTTGGACAAGGACGTGGAAGAGGATTTCTATATGGACAAGGAAGAGGTCGTGACCAACAAAGGGAGAAAAGTCAAAAGTATGAAAGATTGTACGAGACAAGAAATTCAAGAGGCCGTGAAAGAGGAAGAGTTACACCAAGGTATGGCAagtcaaatgttaaatgctataattgtcaAAAATTTGGTCACTATGCTTCCGAGTGTCACGCTTCAAAAAATCAAGTGGAGGAGAAAGCTAATTTTGTTGAAGATAAAGGCAATGTTAATGAGCCCACTTTGCTTCTAGCGCATAAAGGAGAAGTAAATTGTGAAGATAATTTGTGGTATCTTGATAGCGGCGCAAGTTATCATATGTGTGGCAATAAAAATTTGTTCGTGGATCTTGAGGAGAAAGTAAATGGAAAAGTCACTTTTGGAGACTTTTCGGGAGTTCCCATCAAAGGCAAAGGTAACATCTTAATTCGCTTGAAAAATGGAGATCATAATTTTATTTCAAGTGTTTATTATGTGCCTAGCATGAAAAATAATATCTTGAGTTTGGGGCAACTAATGGAGAAAGGCTATACCATCACCATCAAAGATGGATTTCTCAATTTGAGAGATTCTAATGATAATTTAATTGCAAAGGTGCCTATGACCAAGAATCGTATGTTtattctcaaaattcaaaatgATGTTGCAAAATGTCTTAAGGCTTGTGTTGGAGATTCTTCTTGGCTTTGGCATCTTAGGTTTGGGCACTTGAACTTTAATGGACTACATTCACTATCAAAGAAGCATATGGTGAATGGATTGCCTCACATCAACCATCCAAACCAAATTTATGAAGGATGTCCTTTCGGAAAATAATCAAGAAAGAGCTTTCCAAAGGAATCTATGTCAAGAGCAAATGAGCCACTTGAACTCATTTACTCTGATGTATGTGGGCCTTTTAATCCTCCATCTTTTAGTAAGAATTGCTATTTCTTGTTATTAATTGATGATTTTAGCCGCAAGACATGGGTGTACTTTCTCAAAGAGAAGTCTCAAGTTTTTGAATGCTTCAAAAAGTTCAAAGCCCAAGTTGAAAAAGAGATCAAGTATCAAATAAAAGCCATTCGTTCGGATCGAGGAGGTGAATTCAATTCAAAGAAGTTCTTGTAATTTTGTGAAGCTCATGGTATTAGACGACCCGCAACGGTTCCAAGATCACCGCAACAAAATGGAGTCACCGAAAGAAAAAATAGGAGCATTCTTAACATGGCTCGAAGCATGCTAAAGAGCAAGCATATGCCTAAGGAATTTTGGGCCGAAGTGGTAGATTGTGTCGTCTACTTGTCAAATAGATGTCCCACGAGAAGTGTTAAAGACATAACTCCGCAACAAGCATGGAAAGGAAAGAGACCATCTATTGCTCACTTAAGTATTTTTGGAAGCATAGCTTATGCACACGTCGATGATGAGCTAAGAACAAAGTTGGATTAAAAAAGTGAAAAGTATGTGTTTGTTGGCTATGATGCAAGAGCAAAGGGGTACAAACTTTACAACCCCATCATTGGAAAGATTGTTATTAGTCGAGATGTTGTATTTGACGAAGAGAGCTCATGGGATTGGAGCAACACACAAGAAGATTATAATTTCTTCCCATTTgttgatgaagaaagtgaagaaaatATCGCTCCTCCCACATCACCACGAGCAACAAGTGATGGACAAACTCCTTTATCTTCTTCAACTGATGATGACGAGACACCACCAAGACGTTATAGAAGTCTTAGAGAAATATACGATGAAACAGAAGAGGTTCCCGCTATTTCCGACTTAACACTTCTTTGTTTTCAAGCGGAAACCGAACCAACAAGCTTCAAAGAAGCCGTGCAAGATAAAAGGTGGAAGAAAGTAATGGACGACGAGATTGAGTCTATAAAGAAGAATGACACATGGGAGTTAGCAACACTTCCAAAAGGACAAAAAGCTATTGGTGTAAAGTGGATTTATAAGGTGAAGAAGAATGCCCAAGGTAAGGTGGAAATATataaggcaagattggtggccaAAGGCTATAATCAAAGACATGGAGTTGATTATAATGAAGTTTTTTGCCCCGGTTGCAAGAATGGAGACTATAAGGCTAATCATCTCATTAGCGGCTCAAAATGGATGGAAAAttcatcaaatggatgtgaagtcCGCTTTCTTGAATGGTGTTCTTGAAGAAACCGTGTATGTGGAGCAACCATTGGGATACATCGTAAAAGGACAAGAATGAAAAGTGTTAAAGTTAAAGAAGGCCTTGTACGGATTGAAACAAGTGCCGAGGGCTTGGAATAGTAGACTTGACAAATACTTTCAAGCTTAAGGATTTTACAAGTGTCCTCATGAACATGCTCTATATGCCAAGATTGCTAAAAATGAAGAATTTCTTCTTGCGTGCTTGTATGTGGATGATTTAATATTCATGGGAAATAGTCCAAGTATGTTTGAGAAATTTAAACAAGACATGATAAGAGAATTTGAGATGACCGATATTGGGCTTATGTCATATTATCTTGGCATTGAAGTAAAGCAAATGGATGATGGAATACTAATATCACAAGAAAGCTATACAAGGGAGATTTTAAAGAAATTCAAGATGGAAAATTGTCAAGCCGTAAGCACCCCCATTGAATGTGGAACAAAGTTGTCGAAATTTGAAGAATGTGAGAAGGTGGATCCTACATATTTCAAAAGTCTTGTGGGAAGTTTGAGATATTTGATATGCACGAGGACCGACATACTATATAGTGTTGGACTTATTAGTCGCTATATGGAGGCTCCAACAACAACACACATGAAGGCGGCCAAGAGAATTCTTCGTTATCTCAAAGGAACAATGGATTATGGATTGTTGTATCATTACTCAAATGAGTTCAAACTTGTTGGTTATTGTGATAGTGATTGGGCCGGTGACATTGATGATCGAAAGAGTACCACCGGATATGTATTCTTTATTGGTGACACATCTTTTTCATGGAGTTCAAAGAAATAACCCATTGTTACCCTGTCCACTTATGAGGCGGAGTATGTGGCGGCGTGTTCTTGTGTTTGTCAAGCTATATGGGTAAGGAGAGTTTTGGAAGAGCTCCACATGCCACAAAATGAGTCCACAGAAGTATTGGTTGATAACAAGTCGACAACAGCTTTGGCCAAAAATCCGGTGTTTCATGAACGGAGCAAGCACATTGATACAAAATATCACTTTATTCGGGAATGCATCGAAAGGCGTGAAGTGGAGTTGAATTATGTGAAGTCCCAAGATCAAATTAGTGACATATTTACAAAGCCTCTCAAAAGTGACGCCTTCAACAAATTCCGAAGTCTACTTGGGATAGTCAAAATTAGGGGGgtgttaaaaataaataatatatttttaactattaaaataatagaattgtgtGGGAGTCTCTAGAATAATCTTGGTACATGTATTAGTATTTTTCTATGTTCAATGTATTGGTGTAGGTACATGTAATCTCTAGATACATGTATCTTGGTCAAGTGATGTCTATTGGAGTCTAAGAGTTATCTAGATCTTTCTAAGGAGTCCTATATAAAGCCTTGTACCAAGTCATTTGAAATCAAGTAATTTTTCGAGTAATACATTTCTTTTCCTAAATTGTCTTGTGTGAGTTTGAGTGAGATCCTTTCTTCCAACAAATCTCGTGTTTGTGTTGTATGTTAAGATAATCCCAAACCCAAGAAAATATAAACCCAAGAAAATATAATTTTCTTGTTAAAACCTTTGGAATCCCTGCTGAAGCCAACTCAGTCACATCACCTCACCTGCATCAGATTCCAAGTTTGCTAAAGTTCCTAGTGATTTTGACACAATTCCTCGTGGATTCAGCCCTTCAATGAGGGGTTGGTGGTATTGTGTGAAAGAATAGCAGACCTAGATAGTTTTACAAAGCTTCGAATTTAATcataaaaatgctcatattttTATAGCTGGTTGTTGATTGTTTGATCATACTGTGCGATGGCATGTATAATAATGTTTTTGTTGTTGGATGGTCTTAAATCCAATGAGTGGACTCATGGTATGTTGCACGTATTTTAAAATGCTTGAAATTTTTAAAGACGGCGGGGATTTAAAAGACTTGGTGGTTGTTTGGGATATAACTACATTTCCCTTGAATGATATAAAAACAGCTTTCTAGTACTTACCTTGTGTTGGGTAATTAATAAAATGATCTTATTTTCTTCTTTTATGAGCATAAGCAGGATGTTGGAGGGAGTGTACTTTACTACTTTCCCCGTTTCATCCGTCATGCCTTATTTTTCCATGCTAAGAAGTGATTAAAAAATTAAGGAACCTGTATCCTTAAATTCCTATGCACACGTGTATCTATCTCTGTTAGTAACAGGTATTTTAACGTGTTTTTTCAATTTTTAGCTCACCATCTTGCaaaattttgtttatttaataaaaaattatgaaTTAAAATTGTTATATACAAAAAAATGGCCCTAAGTACCTGTTTATGAGATTTACCCGAGTACATAGTATATTTCAATGGAagatttgtaatttttttaaataaattatgtCATTACAACAATACACTCGTgtatttaattatattaaaaaaatttgtgATCGCCTAAGTTATATGAGTACGTACTTAGGAGTATTAAATCCTATATAACATGACAAAAAATTGTTATATATAAAACAATGTCTTCAAAAATTATTAATGACATTTGAAATTTATATTTCAATTTTAAGCataaaaattataacttataagttattatTTACCAAACACGTTATCaacttataaaaataatttatatataaatttatccaaataccTAAAAAATTTATAAGTTATGATATTTATATCACTTATACAATACTTTTCAATTTTAACATTTTATAAGAAATCTTAAATATCTTACTGAGACTTGTAACTGATTGATGCACGTGATTTTTATTTACTGATTTAAAGGTAATGCTGATAAACTAGTGGAATAATATGCATCAATCTGTCAGTACTGGCCTTTTAAAGAACTCAAATCAAATCTTTTAAATCTCTTTATCTTTAAGATTTTCGAGAAAGAAATATTTAAGAATACGTGCAACATAAGATAACTCAATTCATTTGGACCTAGGACCAACCCATAACCAAAATATTATTGTCCATGGGGGGTTCTGTTTTTGTTAGAATTAATGTGTTTTTAAAGACGTAGTTATCCTATATAAATCTGCTTTTAATATGCAGGAAAATGAAACACTTCTTTCCCTGGTGGTTATGTAACTCAACAG carries:
- the LOC141690975 gene encoding uncharacterized protein LOC141690975, yielding MPKFTKDNYENWCIRMKAILGANDVWEIVEKGLEVPENEWLPQQRQRKFGDAKVKRVRLQTLRGAFEALRMKESESISDYFSRVLTVVNQMKSNGEEVSDFRVIEKVLRSLDSNFDYKVVEIEEAKVIDEMTIDELMGSLQAHEEKMLKKEPIEQALQSKLSFKDNNGRYMRSQRGLGQGRGRGFLYGQGRGRDQQREKSQKYERLYETRNSRGRERGRVTPRYGKSNVKCYNCQKFGHYASECHASKNQVEEKANFVEDKGNVNEPTLLLAHKGEVNCEDNLWYLDSGASYHMCGNKNLFVDLEEKVNGKVTFGDFSGVPIKGKGNILIRLKNGDHNFISSVYYVPSMKNNILSLGQLMEKGYTITIKDGFLNLRDSNDNLIAKVPMTKNRMFILKIQNDVAKCLKACVGDSSWLWHLRFGHLNFNGLHSLSKKHMVNGLPHINHPNQIYEGCPFGK